One window of Nocardia sp. NBC_00508 genomic DNA carries:
- a CDS encoding amino acid adenylation domain-containing protein: protein MQQSSARPIDTGIGLPDGAFPLSAAQRGIWFAQHIAGDVPISIAQYVDLAGPIDLDRLAPAARRAGREFGTGYLRLIERDGYPFQCVDTTLDDSARILDFRRERDPVGAAHAWMRDEYSAPLDLMNDRLACVVMLRIADDRWFCYWRMHHIALDGMGVSAMARRTGELYTAAIAGRPPPAARAEDLRKIVDADLAYRSSDRFAADREYWLRHLDGMADPVSLAGRAAEVNAHPRRAEGVLEQETAALLETVAKAASSGVAPTLVAAFGAYLAAITGAAEVVLSLPVSARTTATMRRSGGMIANVVPVRLVLNPTTTVGEMIRTAQGELTGALRRQRYRQEDIFRDLGWPMDEVATFGPSVNLMMLDTRVQLGVVTGTAHVLTSGLIEDLYVNLYPGVGGESTHIDFQGNTNLYSDTELITHHGRFLRFLRRFLAAGPDAALSTISVIPDDELADLAPARGPASVPPRTLPEILAAGAKIDPDAIAVRSGATRLTYRQVEEYTNRLARVLIASGVGPERSVAISIPRSIDSVLAMLAVAKTGAAFVPIDPTYPTDRIEHMVDDSGVDTGVTVATARRLLPNRVNWLVLDEKETGRDIAEQNADLVDDTVRRAAVRLDHVAYIIYTSGSTGLPKGVLVTHRGLANLVASSARSFGVGADSVMAHAVSPSFDISVEEILVSFAAGATLVVVPPSAYAGEEMAAVLRAQGVSHLDATPAVVGSLDPATLPSLRTVIVGGDSCPDELVAKWSGRAVLNGYGPTETTVTATLSDALTPTAPVTIGSLVRGVSAVVLDAWLRPVAPGTIGELYLAGTGVARGYHQRKGLTASRFVANPYAHGERMYRTGDLARWTRSSGRLELDYKGRSDFQVKVRGFRVELGEIDAVLQQRPDVDFAVTLGMETDSGSTALVSYVLPEPGAEVSADALKAAAGESLPDYMVPDAVVLLDSIPLTPLGKVDRTALPEPEFGSHALVGRPPSTPREEALAALFAEILGLDSVGVDESFFALGGDSIMSIQLVSRAKSAGIGFSARDVFERKSVAALAAMATEVHAPVVRELPGGGVGAVELTPIVHAMLDQGDTWRRFGQAVLIGLPAGVDHARLVEAVGALLDHHDLLRCSLRNTDHGWEWVVASVGSVEAGTLVDVVTASLDGDLTCAHELQRAADLLDPEAGIVARFVLIERAEAAPLCWIVLHHLVIDAVSWRTLLLDLATAAMGGALAPVGTSFRRWARGQVEHAAGRGAELPVWQDILATPDPPIGAGTLDPALDVAVTTATWQTTIASDVADTVLTTVPDRFHCGADDVLVTALAMAASRWRDRRSLLFTLEGHGRAEAVLPGADVARTVGWFTAVYPMAIDLTGIDLRDAFDGGPAAGAAIKTTKQQLHAVSDKGIGFGMLRYLNTDTKNALVDAPTPQISFNYLGRAPIGSETGAWLPQRFAATRDDRAPMAAVVDINAVLTESGLEVTWAYASRLLDRADVEELAGLWAAALRALADHTRSAGAGGHTPCDLDLVAVTQPQIDTWESTYPNLADVWPLSPLQHGLLFHALYDPEGTDGYTVQSLLTLAGTVDAARLRTAAQTVVARHDILRVSFVETDDGPRQLVLTDAAIRWQEIDLTGIADAEQRQRELDRVIAVDAGTPFELTRPPLVRFTLVRTAPTQYRFVLTNHHLVLDGWSTALLVRELLTLYATAGDASALPPAHSYREFLCWLREQDHAGSTAAWAQSLAGIDTPTRAVPTPAGIGTMETGMVSADLSQDTADRLETAARDSGTTANTMVQAGWAMLLAVLTGRSDVVFGATVSGRPPELAGVEESIGLFINTLPVRVRLDPAEKVADLFARLQSEQARLMDHQHVGLAAIHKAVGLAELFDTLTVFESYPLGREALSDVPDIAGMRVLDIEGTDATPYPLNLMVVPLRGSDGRNTLRISLKYRADQLAPGAARPLLDRLIRLLNQLAGDLQAVVSQLQYCDDAERAALLPVRGPEPVPTRTLPGILRAAARINPGAIAVSAGERTMSYDELDAWSNRLARALLREGVRPETCIVLALGRSLESVVAVWAVAKTGAAFVPLDPRYPIDRIEHILTDSKAPIGVTVTATRETLPGTVDWLLLDDLDTRRRVDMTSAAPITDEERGSPIHIDQAAYLIYTSGSTGKPKAVLLSHRGFANLVAALTESLELDATASVLHVASPSFDASIFELLTAHGAGGRLVIAPPAVCAGADLDRLLRAERVTHASVTPSVLATMNPVGLDHLRVLAIGGEAATAELIEQWSAGRLMVNLYGPTEFSTWATCRGELVAGAPITIGGPIRGATSIVLDTWLRPVPVGVAGELYLAGPALARGYSDRFEMTAARFVAHPYGEPGERMYRTGDMVRWVTGPDETYELEFLGRNDFQVKIRGLRIELGEIDAVLCRDEQVGYAVTIGRAAPTGATVLVSYVLPAPGVEVDVAHLRAVATEALPAYMVPSAFVVLDAIPLNAVGKLDRAALPIPKFADEQTEYRAPSTPTEETLADICAELLGLDKVGADDSFFALGGDSIIALQLVSRAKRKGVHCTPLQVFEHRTVAALAAAADAGRAMLDELPPADSGPMLDVVLPIRIDGSEPALFCVHPSSGVAWTYSGFADSLAPGRPIYGLQAPDLGGSEAPAHSIEELADRYIREIRAVQPAGPYHLLGWSFGGLIAHAIATKLRNAGDAVGVLALLDTDSADIDGASIEQLSAGAFVNAFGPMFGIHDVPADASAAEAADLIRTQLGGVSPVDAGAIERMTRSFNAVAQIRTAYRRPVFDGDIVYFSATVDTSDIFGPAGWRPYVTGEIVDYDVEVTHDELTARHVLPIIARVLDERMAGRR, encoded by the coding sequence ATGCAACAGTCTTCCGCTCGACCGATCGATACCGGTATCGGACTGCCGGACGGAGCCTTCCCGCTTTCGGCAGCGCAACGCGGAATATGGTTCGCCCAGCACATCGCGGGCGACGTCCCGATCTCCATTGCCCAGTACGTCGACCTTGCCGGACCGATCGACCTCGACCGGCTCGCACCGGCAGCGCGCCGAGCAGGGCGCGAGTTCGGCACCGGCTATCTGCGCCTGATAGAACGCGATGGTTATCCATTCCAGTGTGTCGACACCACCCTCGACGACAGTGCGCGCATCCTCGACTTCCGACGTGAGCGCGATCCTGTGGGCGCCGCGCACGCCTGGATGCGCGACGAATACTCGGCGCCCCTCGATCTGATGAACGACCGGCTGGCCTGTGTCGTCATGCTGCGAATCGCCGACGACCGCTGGTTCTGCTACTGGCGGATGCATCACATCGCGCTGGACGGCATGGGGGTGTCGGCCATGGCGCGACGCACCGGCGAGCTCTACACCGCGGCAATCGCGGGAAGGCCGCCTCCTGCCGCCCGAGCCGAGGACCTCAGGAAGATCGTCGACGCCGATCTGGCGTACCGCAGCTCCGACCGCTTTGCGGCCGACCGGGAGTATTGGCTGCGGCACCTCGACGGGATGGCCGACCCGGTAAGTCTCGCGGGCCGGGCCGCCGAAGTGAACGCTCATCCGAGACGCGCCGAGGGGGTACTGGAACAGGAAACGGCGGCGTTGCTGGAGACTGTCGCGAAGGCGGCATCGTCCGGTGTGGCGCCTACGTTGGTCGCGGCCTTCGGCGCTTATCTGGCCGCTATCACCGGCGCTGCAGAGGTGGTATTGAGCCTGCCGGTCTCTGCGCGCACGACGGCAACGATGCGGCGCTCCGGCGGCATGATCGCCAACGTCGTCCCGGTGCGACTGGTCTTGAACCCGACCACGACCGTCGGCGAAATGATCCGGACCGCGCAAGGCGAGCTGACCGGCGCGCTGCGGCGGCAGCGCTACCGGCAGGAGGACATCTTCCGCGACCTCGGTTGGCCTATGGACGAGGTCGCGACATTCGGTCCATCGGTGAACTTGATGATGCTCGACACCAGGGTTCAGCTCGGCGTGGTCACCGGAACAGCGCATGTGCTGACCTCTGGGCTGATCGAGGACCTGTACGTCAATCTGTACCCGGGCGTGGGTGGCGAGAGCACCCACATCGACTTCCAAGGCAACACGAACCTGTACAGCGATACGGAATTGATCACCCATCACGGTCGATTCCTGCGGTTCCTACGCCGGTTTCTCGCCGCTGGACCGGACGCGGCGCTGTCCACGATATCCGTCATACCCGACGACGAGCTGGCTGATCTCGCACCGGCACGGGGACCGGCGAGCGTTCCACCGCGTACGCTCCCCGAGATACTCGCCGCCGGTGCGAAAATCGACCCTGACGCGATCGCTGTTCGTAGCGGGGCGACCCGTCTGACCTACCGGCAGGTCGAGGAATACACCAACCGGCTGGCGCGCGTCCTGATTGCATCTGGTGTCGGGCCGGAACGCAGTGTGGCGATATCGATTCCGCGCTCGATCGATTCCGTGCTCGCAATGCTCGCGGTAGCCAAGACGGGCGCTGCCTTCGTGCCGATCGACCCGACCTACCCTACTGACCGGATCGAGCATATGGTCGACGACAGCGGAGTCGACACCGGCGTTACCGTGGCGACCGCGCGAAGGCTGTTGCCGAATCGGGTGAACTGGCTGGTCCTCGACGAGAAGGAGACCGGCCGGGATATCGCAGAGCAGAATGCGGACCTGGTCGACGATACGGTGCGGCGTGCAGCGGTGCGGTTGGATCACGTCGCCTACATCATCTACACCTCGGGATCGACCGGCTTGCCCAAAGGCGTGCTGGTCACGCATCGGGGTTTGGCAAATCTGGTCGCGAGTTCCGCGCGCAGCTTCGGTGTCGGTGCCGATTCCGTCATGGCACACGCCGTTTCGCCGAGTTTCGACATCTCGGTCGAGGAGATCCTGGTCAGCTTCGCCGCCGGCGCGACGCTCGTCGTTGTCCCGCCGTCGGCGTACGCCGGCGAAGAGATGGCGGCCGTTCTTCGCGCGCAGGGTGTTTCCCACCTGGATGCCACACCGGCAGTCGTGGGATCCCTCGACCCGGCGACACTGCCCAGCCTGCGCACCGTCATCGTCGGTGGCGACTCCTGCCCAGACGAGCTGGTGGCCAAGTGGTCCGGCCGTGCTGTTCTCAATGGGTACGGGCCCACCGAAACCACTGTCACGGCGACGTTGAGCGACGCGCTGACACCTACTGCGCCGGTCACGATCGGAAGCCTTGTTCGCGGTGTCTCCGCGGTCGTGCTCGATGCATGGTTGCGACCGGTGGCTCCGGGGACGATCGGTGAGCTCTACCTCGCCGGGACGGGCGTGGCGCGCGGCTACCATCAGCGTAAGGGCCTCACTGCTAGCCGATTCGTCGCGAATCCCTACGCGCACGGCGAGCGGATGTACCGCACCGGAGACTTGGCGCGCTGGACCAGGAGCTCCGGGCGGTTGGAGCTGGATTACAAGGGCCGCAGCGACTTCCAGGTCAAGGTGCGCGGCTTCCGCGTCGAGCTCGGTGAAATCGACGCTGTCTTGCAACAGCGCCCGGACGTCGACTTCGCGGTCACTCTGGGCATGGAGACCGATTCCGGTTCCACCGCGCTGGTGTCCTACGTGCTGCCCGAACCGGGTGCCGAGGTGTCTGCGGATGCACTGAAAGCGGCTGCTGGCGAATCGCTTCCGGACTACATGGTGCCCGATGCGGTGGTACTTCTGGACAGCATCCCGCTGACCCCGCTGGGAAAGGTAGATCGCACGGCACTGCCCGAACCCGAGTTCGGCTCACATGCGCTCGTCGGCCGACCGCCCTCGACTCCGCGGGAGGAGGCGCTGGCCGCGTTGTTCGCCGAGATTCTCGGGCTGGACTCGGTGGGCGTCGACGAGAGCTTCTTCGCGCTCGGCGGCGACAGCATCATGTCCATTCAACTGGTCTCGAGGGCGAAGTCCGCCGGGATCGGCTTCAGCGCACGAGATGTATTCGAACGCAAGTCCGTTGCCGCGCTGGCGGCGATGGCCACCGAGGTGCATGCCCCGGTGGTACGCGAGCTGCCCGGCGGGGGAGTGGGCGCCGTCGAACTCACACCGATCGTGCACGCGATGCTGGACCAAGGAGATACCTGGCGCCGGTTCGGTCAGGCGGTTCTGATCGGTCTTCCGGCCGGCGTGGACCACGCTCGACTGGTCGAGGCCGTTGGAGCACTCCTCGACCACCACGACCTGCTGCGTTGCTCTTTGCGAAACACCGACCACGGCTGGGAATGGGTTGTCGCCTCAGTCGGTTCGGTCGAAGCAGGCACCTTGGTGGACGTCGTGACCGCGAGTCTCGACGGGGACCTGACCTGCGCGCACGAATTGCAGCGTGCGGCGGACCTGCTCGATCCGGAGGCCGGGATCGTCGCGCGCTTCGTGCTGATCGAACGAGCGGAAGCCGCTCCATTGTGCTGGATCGTGCTGCACCACTTGGTGATCGACGCCGTCTCGTGGCGCACCCTGCTGCTGGATCTGGCGACCGCGGCCATGGGCGGCGCTCTCGCTCCGGTCGGCACCTCGTTCCGGCGTTGGGCGCGCGGACAGGTCGAGCACGCGGCCGGACGCGGTGCCGAACTGCCGGTCTGGCAGGACATCTTGGCTACACCCGATCCGCCGATCGGCGCGGGCACCCTGGATCCGGCCCTCGACGTCGCAGTCACTACGGCGACATGGCAGACCACCATCGCTTCGGACGTCGCGGACACGGTACTCACCACAGTGCCGGACCGATTCCACTGCGGTGCCGACGATGTGCTGGTGACAGCGCTCGCGATGGCGGCAAGCCGTTGGCGCGACCGAAGGTCATTGCTTTTCACCCTGGAGGGCCACGGGCGCGCGGAGGCCGTCCTGCCCGGCGCCGACGTCGCGCGCACCGTGGGCTGGTTCACCGCTGTTTATCCGATGGCCATCGATCTGACGGGCATCGACCTCCGTGACGCGTTCGACGGCGGCCCTGCAGCGGGCGCCGCGATCAAGACCACAAAGCAGCAGTTGCACGCGGTGTCCGACAAGGGCATCGGCTTCGGCATGCTCCGCTACCTGAACACCGACACCAAGAATGCGCTTGTGGACGCGCCGACTCCCCAGATCAGCTTCAACTATCTGGGCCGGGCACCGATCGGCAGCGAGACCGGAGCTTGGCTGCCGCAACGCTTCGCGGCAACGCGGGACGACCGGGCACCAATGGCCGCGGTCGTGGATATCAACGCCGTGCTGACCGAAAGCGGCTTGGAAGTGACGTGGGCGTACGCTTCTCGGCTGCTCGACAGGGCCGACGTCGAAGAGCTCGCCGGCCTCTGGGCAGCCGCGCTGCGGGCACTGGCCGATCACACCAGGAGCGCGGGAGCGGGAGGGCACACCCCTTGTGACTTAGACCTCGTCGCGGTGACCCAGCCGCAGATCGACACCTGGGAAAGCACCTACCCGAATCTCGCTGACGTATGGCCGCTGTCACCACTGCAACACGGCCTGCTCTTCCACGCGCTGTACGACCCCGAGGGCACCGACGGCTATACGGTGCAGTCGCTACTCACCCTGGCGGGCACCGTCGATGCCGCGCGACTACGCACCGCCGCACAGACGGTGGTGGCACGGCACGACATCCTGCGGGTCTCGTTCGTGGAAACCGACGACGGGCCACGCCAACTCGTCCTGACCGACGCCGCCATCCGCTGGCAAGAGATCGATCTGACCGGAATCGCCGATGCCGAGCAACGGCAACGGGAGCTCGACCGAGTGATCGCCGTGGACGCAGGCACCCCGTTCGAATTGACCCGTCCACCGCTAGTGCGCTTCACGCTCGTACGTACCGCCCCCACGCAGTACCGGTTCGTGCTGACCAACCATCACCTTGTGCTGGACGGCTGGTCGACGGCGTTGCTGGTGCGGGAATTGCTCACGCTGTATGCCACTGCGGGCGACGCTTCCGCGCTGCCGCCCGCGCACTCCTACCGCGAATTTCTTTGCTGGCTGCGCGAGCAGGATCATGCTGGGTCAACCGCTGCCTGGGCGCAATCCCTGGCAGGCATCGACACCCCGACACGGGCCGTCCCGACACCGGCCGGTATCGGGACGATGGAGACCGGGATGGTATCCGCCGACCTGTCCCAGGACACCGCCGACCGATTGGAAACGGCCGCGCGCGATTCGGGCACCACGGCGAACACGATGGTGCAGGCGGGCTGGGCGATGCTGCTGGCCGTGCTGACCGGCCGATCCGACGTGGTATTCGGCGCGACGGTGTCCGGCAGGCCACCCGAGCTGGCCGGTGTCGAAGAATCGATCGGCCTCTTCATCAACACGCTGCCGGTGCGCGTACGGCTCGATCCTGCGGAGAAGGTCGCCGATCTCTTCGCTCGCTTGCAGAGTGAGCAGGCACGCCTGATGGACCACCAGCATGTCGGGCTCGCTGCGATCCATAAGGCGGTGGGCTTGGCCGAATTGTTCGACACTCTCACCGTTTTCGAGTCCTATCCCCTCGGCCGAGAGGCGTTGTCAGATGTACCGGATATCGCGGGCATGCGGGTGCTGGACATCGAGGGCACGGACGCAACGCCGTATCCGTTGAATCTCATGGTTGTTCCGCTTCGTGGCAGCGATGGGCGCAACACGCTGCGCATCAGCTTGAAGTACCGGGCCGACCAGCTCGCGCCGGGGGCGGCGCGCCCGCTGCTGGATCGCCTGATCCGGCTGCTTAATCAGCTCGCAGGCGACCTACAGGCCGTGGTGTCCCAGCTGCAGTACTGCGACGACGCGGAACGTGCCGCGCTGCTGCCGGTTCGTGGACCGGAGCCGGTGCCGACGCGAACACTGCCCGGAATTCTCCGCGCCGCAGCACGGATCAATCCTGGAGCCATCGCGGTGAGCGCAGGCGAGCGCACGATGTCCTACGACGAACTCGACGCCTGGTCCAACCGCCTTGCCCGGGCCCTGCTGCGCGAGGGTGTCCGGCCGGAAACGTGCATCGTGCTCGCTCTCGGTCGATCGCTGGAATCCGTGGTGGCGGTGTGGGCGGTGGCCAAGACAGGCGCGGCTTTCGTGCCACTGGATCCCCGCTATCCGATCGACCGGATCGAGCACATACTCACCGACTCGAAGGCGCCGATCGGCGTGACGGTGACCGCGACCCGCGAGACGCTGCCGGGAACCGTCGACTGGCTGCTGCTCGATGACCTCGATACACGCCGCCGGGTCGACATGACCTCCGCCGCACCGATCACCGACGAGGAGCGTGGCAGTCCCATTCACATCGACCAGGCGGCGTACCTGATCTACACCTCAGGATCCACCGGTAAACCTAAGGCTGTGCTGCTCAGCCATCGCGGCTTCGCGAATCTGGTGGCTGCCTTGACGGAGTCACTGGAGTTGGATGCGACGGCCAGCGTGCTGCATGTGGCGTCCCCGAGCTTCGACGCGTCGATCTTCGAGCTGCTGACGGCACACGGCGCGGGCGGGCGGCTCGTCATTGCGCCGCCGGCCGTCTGTGCGGGCGCAGACCTGGATCGACTGCTGCGCGCCGAACGGGTCACCCACGCGTCGGTCACGCCGTCGGTACTGGCCACGATGAATCCCGTCGGCCTCGATCACCTGCGGGTACTCGCTATCGGGGGCGAGGCCGCGACGGCGGAACTGATCGAGCAGTGGTCGGCCGGGCGGCTGATGGTGAACCTGTATGGTCCGACAGAGTTCAGCACTTGGGCGACCTGTCGCGGCGAGCTCGTCGCGGGAGCGCCGATCACGATCGGCGGGCCGATCCGCGGTGCCACCAGCATCGTGCTCGACACCTGGCTGCGCCCGGTGCCGGTCGGCGTCGCCGGTGAACTGTACCTGGCCGGTCCCGCGCTGGCCCGCGGCTATTCCGACCGATTCGAGATGACCGCGGCACGGTTCGTCGCCCATCCCTACGGCGAGCCGGGCGAGCGGATGTACCGCACCGGGGACATGGTGCGCTGGGTCACCGGGCCCGACGAGACATACGAGCTGGAGTTTCTGGGCCGCAACGACTTCCAGGTCAAGATCCGCGGCCTGCGGATCGAACTCGGCGAGATCGATGCGGTGCTGTGCCGCGACGAACAGGTCGGCTACGCGGTGACGATCGGCCGCGCCGCGCCGACGGGGGCGACCGTGCTGGTGTCGTATGTACTGCCCGCCCCGGGCGTCGAGGTCGACGTTGCGCACCTGCGCGCAGTCGCGACCGAGGCCCTGCCTGCGTACATGGTCCCATCCGCCTTCGTCGTGCTCGATGCGATCCCGCTCAACGCGGTCGGCAAGCTCGACCGGGCGGCGTTGCCGATACCGAAATTCGCGGACGAGCAGACCGAGTACCGAGCACCCTCGACACCGACCGAAGAAACTCTCGCCGACATCTGCGCGGAGCTGCTCGGTCTCGACAAGGTCGGTGCCGACGATTCCTTCTTCGCTCTCGGCGGCGACAGCATCATCGCTCTCCAACTCGTGTCCAGGGCCAAGCGGAAGGGCGTCCACTGCACGCCGCTACAGGTGTTCGAGCACCGCACCGTTGCCGCATTGGCCGCCGCCGCCGACGCCGGGCGCGCGATGCTCGATGAGCTGCCTCCGGCCGACAGCGGACCCATGCTCGACGTAGTGTTGCCGATCCGGATCGACGGCAGCGAACCCGCGCTGTTCTGCGTCCATCCGTCGTCCGGAGTGGCGTGGACGTATTCGGGATTCGCGGACTCGCTGGCACCGGGCAGGCCGATCTATGGGCTGCAGGCACCAGACCTCGGCGGCTCCGAAGCACCGGCACACTCGATCGAAGAGTTGGCCGATCGGTACATTCGCGAGATCCGCGCCGTGCAGCCGGCCGGGCCATACCACCTGCTCGGGTGGTCGTTCGGCGGACTCATCGCGCACGCGATCGCCACGAAGCTGAGAAATGCCGGTGACGCTGTCGGCGTTCTCGCGCTGCTCGACACCGATTCCGCGGACATCGACGGTGCGAGCATCGAACAGCTTTCTGCCGGCGCCTTCGTCAATGCCTTCGGCCCGATGTTCGGTATCCATGATGTGCCTGCCGATGCGTCCGCTGCGGAGGCCGCCGATCTGATCCGTACCCAGCTGGGCGGCGTTTCGCCGGTAGACGCAGGCGCTATCGAACGGATGACGCGGTCGTTCAACGCGGTGGCGCAGATCAGAACCGCATATCGGCGTCCCGTATTCGATGGTGACATAGTGTATTTCAGCGCGACCGTCGACACTTCCGACATCTTCGGCCCGGCTGGCTGGCGGCCCTACGTGACCGGCGAAATTGTCGATTACGACGTCGAAGTCACCCATGACGAACTGACCGCACGACACGTGTTGCCGATCATCGCGCGCGTACTCGACGAACGTATGGCCGGTCGAAGATGA